In Streptomyces sp. NBC_01408, one DNA window encodes the following:
- the cpaB gene encoding Flp pilus assembly protein CpaB: protein MNSRQRRGVILLLLSILCALGAFAGVLVVIGDVNSKVGAEVVAYRAKGDIAPYSPLAEGQFEEITVPRRWLSETAVTDLGALKDKIALTTLKKGSLLQSDMFVDRPQLQPGEQEIAIMIDAATGVAGKITSGAKVNIIATFKGAKDTDPSRSVIIVANARVLGVGKLTALEKNSDRNGPAEAVPITFALNTKDTQRVAYAESFAEHVRLALVAPGTDSAPSPSDRTYTLDGDK from the coding sequence ATGAACTCACGCCAGCGCCGCGGCGTCATCCTGCTGCTCCTGTCGATCCTGTGCGCGCTCGGGGCCTTCGCCGGCGTCCTCGTGGTGATCGGCGACGTCAATTCCAAGGTCGGGGCCGAGGTCGTCGCCTACCGCGCCAAGGGCGACATCGCCCCGTACAGCCCGCTGGCGGAGGGGCAGTTCGAGGAGATCACCGTGCCCAGGCGCTGGCTCTCCGAGACCGCCGTCACCGACCTCGGCGCGCTCAAGGACAAGATCGCGCTCACCACCCTGAAGAAGGGCTCGCTGCTCCAGTCGGACATGTTCGTCGACCGGCCGCAGCTCCAGCCCGGCGAGCAGGAGATCGCCATCATGATCGACGCGGCGACCGGCGTGGCGGGCAAGATCACCTCGGGCGCGAAGGTCAACATCATCGCCACCTTCAAGGGAGCCAAGGACACCGACCCCTCCCGGTCGGTGATCATCGTCGCCAACGCCCGCGTCCTGGGCGTCGGCAAGCTCACCGCCCTGGAGAAGAACAGCGACCGCAACGGCCCGGCCGAGGCCGTCCCGATCACCTTCGCCCTCAACACCAAGGACACCCAGCGCGTCGCGTACGCCGAGTCCTTCGCGGAGCACGTGCGCCTGGCGCTCGTGGCCCCCGGCACCGACTCGGCGCCGAGCCCGAGCGACCGCACGTACACCCTCGACGGGGACAAGTAA
- a CDS encoding chitinase encodes MNRIRSLALLGAATLAAGGLSALATGTAQAADINVARNGGFESGLADWSCSGGSGAAVSSPVFAGAGALRATPAGSDNARCSQTVTVKPNSTYTLSTQVQGSYVYLGATGTGTQDVSTWTPGSGSGWQKLSTTFTTGPATTQVTVYTHGWYGQPAYVVDEFSVFGPDGGGGTDPGPSVPGAPAGTAVSGQSANGLILSWNAVSGATGYHVYQDGVRVQSATSASAQIAGLAAATSYSFQVSAYNAAGEGSKSAPVTGTTTGGGPGPGPNPAVPKHALTGYWQNFNNGATVQKISDVSAQYDIIAVSFADATTTPGAITFNLDSAGLGGYTVAQFKADVAAKKAAGKSVILSIGGEKGTISVNDSASANNLANSAYALMQEYGFTGIDIDLENGINPTYMTQALRSLSAKAGPSLVITMAPQTIDMQSTQGGYFKTALNIKDILTVVNMQYYNSGSMNGCDGKVYSQGSVDFLTALACIQLEGGLDPSQVGIGVPASPSGAGSGYVSPTIVNNALDCLARGTSCGSFKPSKTYPGLRGAMTWSTNWDAKAGNAWSDAVGPKVHGLP; translated from the coding sequence GTGAACCGCATACGCTCCCTCGCCCTGCTGGGCGCCGCCACCCTCGCCGCGGGCGGCCTGAGCGCCCTCGCCACCGGCACCGCCCAGGCCGCGGACATCAACGTCGCCCGCAACGGAGGCTTCGAGTCCGGTCTCGCCGACTGGTCGTGTTCGGGCGGCAGCGGCGCCGCCGTCTCCTCCCCCGTCTTCGCCGGGGCCGGGGCCCTGAGGGCCACTCCGGCCGGTTCCGACAACGCCCGCTGCAGCCAGACCGTCACGGTCAAGCCGAACTCGACGTACACGCTGAGCACCCAGGTGCAGGGCTCCTACGTGTACCTCGGCGCGACGGGGACCGGCACGCAGGACGTGTCCACCTGGACCCCCGGCTCGGGCTCCGGCTGGCAGAAGCTCTCCACCACCTTCACCACCGGCCCCGCCACCACCCAGGTCACCGTGTACACCCACGGCTGGTACGGCCAGCCGGCCTACGTCGTCGACGAGTTCAGCGTCTTCGGCCCGGACGGCGGCGGGGGCACCGACCCCGGCCCGTCCGTCCCCGGCGCCCCGGCCGGGACCGCCGTTTCCGGCCAGAGCGCGAACGGCCTCATCCTTTCGTGGAACGCGGTCAGCGGAGCGACCGGCTATCACGTGTACCAGGACGGCGTCCGGGTGCAGAGCGCGACCTCGGCCTCCGCCCAGATCGCCGGGCTCGCCGCGGCGACCTCGTACTCCTTCCAGGTGAGCGCGTACAACGCGGCGGGCGAGGGCTCCAAGTCGGCGCCGGTGACCGGCACCACGACCGGCGGCGGCCCGGGCCCCGGCCCGAACCCCGCCGTCCCCAAGCACGCCCTGACGGGCTACTGGCAGAACTTCAACAACGGGGCGACCGTCCAGAAGATCTCCGACGTCTCCGCGCAGTACGACATCATCGCCGTCTCCTTCGCCGACGCCACCACCACGCCCGGCGCCATCACCTTCAACCTCGACTCGGCGGGCCTCGGCGGCTACACCGTCGCCCAGTTCAAGGCGGACGTCGCTGCGAAGAAGGCGGCCGGCAAGTCGGTCATCCTCTCCATCGGCGGCGAGAAGGGCACCATCTCGGTCAACGACTCCGCCTCCGCGAACAACCTGGCGAACTCGGCGTACGCGCTGATGCAGGAGTACGGGTTCACCGGTATCGACATCGACCTGGAGAACGGGATCAACCCGACGTACATGACGCAGGCGCTGCGCTCGCTGTCCGCGAAGGCGGGCCCCTCGCTCGTCATCACGATGGCCCCGCAGACCATCGACATGCAGTCCACGCAGGGCGGGTACTTCAAGACGGCCCTGAACATCAAGGACATCCTCACCGTCGTCAACATGCAGTACTACAACAGCGGCTCGATGAACGGCTGCGACGGCAAGGTCTACTCGCAGGGCTCGGTGGACTTCCTCACCGCGCTCGCCTGCATCCAGCTGGAGGGCGGCCTGGACCCCTCCCAGGTGGGCATCGGCGTCCCGGCCTCCCCGAGCGGCGCCGGCAGCGGCTACGTCTCGCCGACGATCGTCAACAACGCCCTGGACTGCCTGGCGCGCGGCACGAGCTGCGGATCGTTCAAGCCCTCGAAGACCTACCCCGGGCTGCGCGGCGCGATGACCTGGTCGACCAACTGGGACGCCAAGGCGGGTAACGCTTGGTCCGACGCGGTGGGTCCCAAGGTCCACGGCCTGCCGTAG
- a CDS encoding M14 family metallopeptidase codes for MTSHDLQPNRRSATRRRAAVTAALLALALGAPAYGMSATASPPPTPSTATQDEAIVQYRIHGPSTVADRTALLSTGVSIDEVDDHTVVVSADTMQARELRARGYQLTALPGPPDRSLPGIAAGTMDFPSADSRYHNYAEASAEIDQRIAQYPGIMSKRVIGKSYQGRDLVAIKISDNVATDEAEPEVLFTAHQHAREHLTVEMALYLLKEFGAKYGTESRVTNAINNREIWIIPDLNPDGGEYDIATGSYRSWRKNRQPNSGSSYVGTDQNRNWNYKWGCCGGSSSSKSSETYRGTAPESTPEVKVVSDFVRSRVIGGKQQIKASIDFHTYSQLVLWPFGWTYNDTAPGLTADDLAVFKKIGTSMASSNGYTPEQSSDLYITDGTIDDWLWGSQKIFAYTFEMYPASAGGGGFYPPDEVIDRETSRNKEAVLQLLENADCMYRSIGKEAQYCAA; via the coding sequence ATGACCAGCCATGACCTACAGCCAAATCGACGGTCGGCAACCCGCCGGAGGGCCGCCGTCACGGCGGCCCTGCTGGCGCTCGCCCTCGGCGCACCCGCCTACGGAATGAGCGCGACGGCATCGCCACCACCCACCCCGTCCACCGCCACCCAGGACGAGGCCATCGTCCAGTACCGGATCCACGGCCCCTCCACGGTCGCCGACCGCACCGCGCTGCTCAGCACCGGCGTGTCGATCGACGAGGTGGACGACCACACCGTCGTCGTCAGCGCCGACACCATGCAGGCCAGGGAACTGCGCGCGCGGGGCTACCAGCTCACCGCCCTCCCCGGACCGCCGGACCGCTCCCTGCCCGGAATCGCGGCGGGCACCATGGACTTCCCCTCGGCGGACTCCAGGTACCACAACTACGCCGAGGCGAGCGCCGAGATCGACCAGCGCATCGCCCAGTACCCCGGGATCATGAGCAAGCGGGTCATCGGGAAGTCGTACCAGGGCCGCGACCTCGTGGCGATCAAGATCAGTGACAACGTCGCCACCGACGAGGCCGAACCCGAGGTGCTCTTCACCGCGCACCAGCACGCCCGCGAGCACCTGACCGTCGAAATGGCCCTGTACCTGCTGAAGGAGTTCGGCGCCAAGTACGGCACGGAGTCCCGGGTCACCAACGCGATCAACAACCGCGAGATCTGGATCATCCCGGACCTCAACCCGGACGGCGGCGAGTACGACATCGCCACCGGCTCCTACCGCTCCTGGCGCAAGAACCGCCAGCCCAACTCCGGCTCCTCCTACGTCGGCACCGACCAGAACCGGAACTGGAACTACAAGTGGGGCTGCTGCGGCGGCTCCAGCAGCAGCAAGAGCTCCGAGACCTACCGGGGCACGGCCCCCGAGTCGACGCCCGAGGTGAAGGTCGTCTCCGACTTCGTCCGCAGCCGGGTGATCGGCGGCAAGCAGCAGATCAAGGCATCGATCGACTTCCACACCTACAGCCAGCTGGTGCTCTGGCCCTTCGGCTGGACGTACAACGACACCGCGCCCGGCCTGACCGCCGACGACCTCGCCGTGTTCAAGAAGATCGGCACGAGCATGGCGTCGAGCAACGGCTACACCCCGGAGCAGTCGAGCGACCTCTACATCACGGACGGGACGATCGACGACTGGCTGTGGGGCAGCCAGAAGATCTTCGCCTACACCTTCGAGATGTACCCGGCGAGCGCAGGCGGCGGCGGCTTCTACCCGCCCGACGAGGTGATCGACCGCGAGACCTCGCGCAACAAGGAGGCCGTGCTCCAGCTGCTGGAGAACGCGGACTGCATGTACCGCTCGATCGGCAAGGAAGCGCAATACTGCGCCGCCTAG
- a CDS encoding RidA family protein, producing MTEKTAITPDTHTAPPAKFSHGVRKGNILQVAGQVGFLPHVDGQPPTPAGPTLREQTLQTLENVRSVLEAGGAGWDDVMMIRVYLTDTAHFAEMNGIYNTYFEEQGLGEAPAARTTVYVGLPAGLLIEIDALAVLG from the coding sequence ATGACCGAGAAGACCGCCATCACCCCCGACACCCACACCGCGCCGCCGGCGAAGTTCTCGCACGGGGTGCGCAAGGGGAACATCCTCCAGGTCGCCGGCCAGGTCGGGTTCCTGCCGCACGTGGACGGGCAGCCGCCGACGCCGGCCGGGCCGACGCTGCGCGAGCAGACCCTCCAGACGCTGGAGAACGTCCGCTCCGTGCTGGAGGCGGGCGGCGCGGGCTGGGACGACGTGATGATGATCCGCGTCTACCTCACGGACACCGCGCACTTCGCCGAGATGAACGGGATCTACAACACCTACTTCGAGGAGCAGGGCCTGGGGGAGGCCCCGGCCGCCCGGACGACCGTGTACGTGGGCCTGCCGGCCGGCCTGCTCATCGAGATCGACGCGCTCGCGGTGCTCGGCTGA
- a CDS encoding IclR family transcriptional regulator: MSQSVERALGILPLLAKGPAGLGQVADELGVHKSTALRLLRTLHEHRFVYRQADGRYRLGAQLFALAAEAVENLDVREIAHPHLVELNRATGHTVHLALHQDDEVVYIDKVDSRYPVRMYSRIGKPVALTVAAVAKLLLADLPGPEREALARRLEYPRHTARSTPDAAAFLRELALVREQGWATDLGGHEESVNCLGAPVRGPGGRVVAALSVSAPSVVVSAEGLLELLPLVLRTADTISQEYSGSGPVQKDGS; the protein is encoded by the coding sequence ATGAGCCAGTCCGTGGAGCGGGCGCTGGGGATCCTGCCGCTGCTCGCCAAGGGCCCGGCCGGACTCGGCCAGGTCGCCGACGAGCTCGGCGTGCACAAAAGCACCGCGCTGCGCCTGCTGCGCACCCTGCACGAGCACCGCTTCGTGTACCGGCAGGCCGACGGCCGCTACCGGCTCGGGGCGCAGCTCTTCGCGCTCGCCGCCGAGGCCGTCGAGAACCTGGACGTCCGGGAGATCGCGCACCCCCACCTGGTCGAGCTGAACAGGGCCACCGGTCACACCGTCCACCTCGCCCTCCACCAGGACGACGAGGTCGTGTACATCGACAAGGTCGACAGCCGCTACCCGGTGCGCATGTACTCCCGCATCGGCAAGCCCGTCGCCCTCACCGTCGCCGCCGTCGCCAAGCTGCTCCTCGCCGATCTGCCCGGGCCCGAGCGCGAGGCGCTGGCGCGGCGGCTGGAGTACCCGCGCCACACCGCCCGCTCGACGCCGGACGCAGCCGCCTTCCTCCGCGAGCTGGCCCTCGTCCGGGAGCAGGGCTGGGCCACGGACCTCGGGGGGCACGAGGAGTCCGTCAACTGCCTCGGCGCGCCGGTGCGCGGGCCGGGCGGGCGGGTCGTCGCCGCGCTGTCCGTCTCCGCGCCGAGCGTGGTCGTGTCCGCCGAGGGGCTGCTCGAACTGCTGCCCCTGGTCCTGCGTACCGCCGACACCATCAGCCAGGAGTACTCAGGCTCCGGCCCCGTACAGAAGGACGGTTCATGA
- a CDS encoding amino acid deaminase codes for MASDPVKDLADEPVDHRFKGLPPDAQAHGLTVGQLAAQRRDLFDGGFTTPVLTLDADALEHNLGALGTYAARHALAFAPHGKTCMSPQLFRRQLDHGAWGITAAVPHQARVYRAFGIQRIFLANELVDAAALRWVAAELAADPGFRFVCYVDSVRGVQLMDRALRGQPAVVDVVVELGAGEGARTGARTDEDCRAVADAVAGAATLRLVGVAGYEAEVPDADPDRVEAYLRRLTGLAVEFDKAGRFGAGLDEIVVSAGGSAWFDAVAEVFAEIPELSRPVLKLLRSGAYVSHDHGWYTRLTPFNRHPEEGGLRPAFRLWTQVVSRPSPTQAFVNAGKRDIAYDLGLPTAELVRDALDGTERPATGVRVVKLSDQHAWLETDAADGLQVGDWVALGMSHPCTIFEKWPLIPVVEDDGTVTDYVRTFF; via the coding sequence ATGGCCAGCGACCCCGTCAAGGACCTCGCCGACGAACCGGTCGACCACCGGTTCAAGGGCCTCCCCCCGGACGCCCAGGCGCACGGCCTCACCGTCGGACAGCTCGCCGCCCAGCGCCGGGACCTGTTCGACGGGGGCTTCACCACCCCCGTCCTGACCCTCGACGCGGACGCGCTGGAGCACAACCTCGGCGCCCTCGGCACGTACGCCGCCCGCCACGCCCTCGCCTTCGCCCCGCACGGCAAGACCTGCATGTCCCCCCAGCTCTTCCGCCGCCAGCTGGACCACGGCGCCTGGGGCATCACCGCGGCCGTCCCCCACCAGGCCCGCGTCTACCGCGCCTTCGGCATCCAGCGGATCTTCCTCGCCAACGAACTCGTCGACGCCGCCGCCCTGCGCTGGGTCGCCGCCGAACTCGCCGCCGACCCCGGCTTCCGGTTCGTCTGCTACGTCGACTCCGTGCGCGGCGTCCAGCTCATGGACCGCGCCCTGCGGGGCCAGCCGGCCGTCGTCGACGTCGTCGTGGAGCTCGGCGCCGGTGAGGGAGCCCGCACCGGGGCCCGTACCGACGAGGACTGCCGGGCCGTCGCCGACGCCGTGGCCGGCGCCGCCACCCTGCGCCTGGTCGGCGTCGCCGGCTATGAGGCCGAGGTCCCGGACGCCGACCCCGACCGGGTCGAGGCGTACCTGCGCCGCCTCACCGGCCTTGCCGTCGAGTTCGACAAGGCCGGCCGCTTCGGCGCCGGCCTCGACGAGATCGTCGTCAGCGCGGGCGGCTCCGCCTGGTTCGACGCCGTGGCCGAGGTCTTCGCCGAGATCCCCGAGCTGTCCCGTCCCGTCCTCAAGCTGCTGCGCTCCGGCGCGTACGTCTCCCACGACCACGGCTGGTACACCCGCCTCACCCCCTTCAACCGGCACCCCGAAGAGGGCGGCCTGCGGCCCGCCTTCCGCCTGTGGACCCAGGTCGTCTCGCGCCCCTCCCCCACCCAGGCCTTCGTCAACGCCGGCAAGCGCGACATCGCCTACGACCTCGGCCTGCCCACCGCCGAGCTGGTCCGCGACGCGCTCGACGGAACCGAGCGGCCCGCCACCGGAGTCCGCGTGGTCAAACTGTCCGACCAGCACGCCTGGCTGGAGACCGACGCGGCCGACGGCCTCCAGGTCGGCGACTGGGTAGCACTCGGCATGTCCCACCCCTGCACGATCTTCGAGAAGTGGCCGCTGATCCCGGTCGTCGAGGACGACGGCACGGTCACCGACTACGTGCGCACCTTCTTCTAG
- a CDS encoding amidohydrolase family protein: MDLVIRGARVVDGTGGPSYTADVGVHEGRIAAIGRIPGGGRRTLDAHGLALAPGFTDMHAHSDLALLRDPDHSAKAAQGVTLEVLGQDGLSYAPADDRTLGEVRAAIAGWNGGGPGSTELDFDWRTVGEYLDRLDTGFGGEGIAVNAAYLVPQGTVRAYALGWEDRPATPAELDRMRRLVADGLAQGAVGMSSGLTYTPGMYASGAELTELCRVVARYGGYYCPHHRSYGHGALAAYAEMVGLTREAGCALHLAHATMNFGENEGRAGELLALLDAALTDGADITLDSYPYTPGCTTLVALLPSWANEGGPDAVLARLRDDAQAERIRHALEVEGADGCHGVPVDWSTIEISGVTDPAFAPLVGTRLDGWDTARRLLIGDRLGPTVLQHVGHEENVRAIMRHPVHTGGSDGILQGAKPHPRAYGTFPHYLGHYVRELGVLSLEECVAHLAGRPAARLRLPDRGLVREGLRADLALFDPDTVAAGSTYENPRALPAGIPHVLIGGRFVMRDGRRTDVLAGRSVRRTAHPRTHI; encoded by the coding sequence GTGGACCTGGTCATCCGCGGGGCCCGCGTCGTCGACGGCACGGGCGGGCCCTCGTACACCGCCGACGTCGGCGTGCACGAGGGCCGGATCGCCGCGATCGGCAGGATCCCGGGCGGGGGCCGGCGCACCCTCGACGCGCACGGCCTCGCCCTCGCACCCGGCTTCACCGACATGCACGCCCACAGCGACCTCGCGCTGCTCCGCGACCCGGACCACAGCGCCAAGGCCGCCCAGGGCGTCACCCTCGAAGTCCTCGGCCAGGACGGCCTGTCGTACGCGCCCGCCGACGACCGGACCCTCGGCGAGGTGCGGGCCGCCATCGCCGGATGGAACGGCGGCGGGCCGGGCAGCACGGAACTCGACTTCGACTGGCGCACCGTCGGCGAGTACCTCGACCGCCTCGACACCGGCTTCGGGGGCGAGGGCATCGCCGTCAACGCCGCGTACCTCGTCCCCCAGGGCACGGTCCGCGCGTACGCCCTCGGCTGGGAGGACCGGCCCGCCACCCCGGCCGAACTGGACCGGATGCGGCGGCTCGTCGCCGACGGCCTCGCCCAGGGCGCGGTCGGCATGTCCTCCGGGCTCACCTACACCCCCGGCATGTACGCCTCCGGAGCCGAACTGACCGAGCTGTGCCGCGTGGTGGCCCGCTACGGCGGCTACTACTGCCCGCACCACCGCTCGTACGGCCACGGCGCGCTCGCCGCCTACGCCGAGATGGTCGGCCTGACCCGGGAGGCCGGCTGCGCCCTGCACCTGGCGCACGCCACCATGAACTTCGGCGAGAACGAGGGCCGGGCCGGCGAGCTGCTCGCCCTGCTCGACGCGGCGCTGACCGACGGCGCCGACATCACCCTCGACAGCTACCCGTACACCCCCGGCTGCACCACCCTCGTCGCCCTGCTCCCCAGTTGGGCCAACGAGGGCGGCCCGGACGCGGTCCTGGCCCGGCTGCGCGACGACGCCCAGGCCGAACGGATCCGCCACGCCCTGGAGGTGGAGGGCGCCGACGGCTGCCACGGGGTGCCCGTCGACTGGTCGACGATCGAGATCTCCGGCGTCACCGATCCCGCCTTCGCACCCCTGGTCGGCACCCGGCTGGACGGCTGGGACACCGCCCGGCGGCTCCTGATCGGCGACCGGCTCGGGCCCACGGTCCTCCAGCACGTCGGCCACGAGGAGAACGTCCGGGCGATCATGCGCCACCCCGTCCACACCGGCGGCTCCGACGGCATCCTCCAGGGCGCGAAACCGCACCCGCGCGCCTACGGCACCTTCCCGCACTACCTCGGCCACTACGTGCGCGAACTCGGCGTGCTCAGCCTGGAGGAGTGCGTCGCCCACCTGGCGGGCCGCCCGGCGGCACGGCTGCGCCTGCCCGACCGGGGACTCGTACGCGAGGGCCTGCGCGCCGACCTCGCCCTCTTCGACCCGGACACGGTCGCGGCCGGCTCCACGTACGAGAACCCGCGCGCGCTGCCCGCCGGCATCCCGCACGTCCTGATCGGCGGACGGTTCGTGATGCGCGACGGGCGCCGGACGGACGTGCTGGCCGGCCGCTCGGTGCGCCGCACCGCTCATCCCCGTACGCATATCTGA
- a CDS encoding YdcF family protein, with product MVAFALAALFFLAFCISAREDRRRFRNAVLFGLTFITLSFALLLQVERLPGWAAPVVVLLVFATPALGTLALGVFLVANGVTMVRKEGGRPANLLSMLAGLGIFGMIALLIAVGWFGSPLLGGLAGTLTLVVGYVSFIFLCFLGYAFLYGRIKVRGDVDHVVMLGSGLVGGDRVPPLLASRLRKGQEIYEAQLARGGRPPVLLTSGGKGSDEKVAEARAMADWLIAQGVPAEHIALEDRSTTTEENMRFSREIMAAQDPAYRCVVVTNNFHAFRAAMLARKAGVNGQVLGSPTAKYYWPSATIREFVAVFWEHKAVNLGICGLLIALGALGTLSAVAVTT from the coding sequence ATGGTCGCCTTCGCTCTTGCCGCCCTGTTTTTCCTCGCCTTCTGCATAAGTGCCAGAGAAGACCGCCGCCGCTTCCGCAACGCCGTGCTGTTCGGGCTGACCTTCATCACCCTCTCGTTCGCCCTGCTCCTCCAGGTGGAACGGCTGCCCGGCTGGGCGGCCCCGGTCGTCGTCCTGCTGGTCTTCGCCACACCCGCGCTCGGCACTCTGGCCCTGGGCGTCTTCCTCGTCGCCAACGGCGTGACCATGGTCCGCAAGGAGGGCGGCCGCCCGGCCAACCTGCTGTCGATGCTCGCGGGGCTGGGGATCTTCGGGATGATCGCGCTGCTGATCGCCGTGGGCTGGTTCGGCTCCCCGCTCCTGGGCGGTCTCGCGGGGACGCTCACCCTGGTCGTCGGCTACGTCTCCTTCATCTTCCTGTGCTTCCTCGGCTACGCCTTCCTGTACGGGCGGATCAAGGTGCGCGGCGACGTCGACCACGTGGTCATGCTGGGCTCGGGCCTGGTCGGCGGGGACCGGGTGCCGCCGCTGCTGGCCTCGCGCCTGCGCAAGGGGCAGGAGATCTACGAGGCCCAACTGGCCCGGGGCGGGCGGCCGCCGGTGCTGCTCACCTCGGGCGGCAAGGGTTCGGACGAGAAGGTGGCCGAGGCCCGGGCGATGGCGGACTGGCTGATCGCGCAGGGCGTGCCGGCGGAGCACATCGCGCTGGAGGACCGTTCCACGACGACCGAGGAGAACATGCGGTTCAGCCGGGAGATCATGGCGGCGCAGGACCCGGCCTACCGGTGCGTGGTGGTCACCAACAACTTCCACGCCTTCCGGGCCGCGATGCTGGCCCGCAAGGCCGGGGTCAACGGTCAGGTGCTGGGCTCTCCCACGGCGAAGTACTACTGGCCGAGCGCCACCATCCGCGAGTTCGTCGCGGTGTTCTGGGAGCACAAGGCCGTGAACCTGGGGATCTGCGGGCTGCTGATCGCCCTGGGCGCGCTGGGCACACTGTCCGCCGTGGCCGTGACCACCTGA